TAGGCatgttaattgtttttttattttattacattgcTCTTTATCATTTACTATTTACTTTTTGTACACTCTTCTTCTAAAACAATTGTGAAGCACTTTGAGCAAcaaagctgtttttaaatgtgctatacaaataattaTATTGAAGTTGAAAAGTAATGCCACTCTTCAAGACATCCAAACATTCCTTTACTattatttatagtttttttttatttatattattttatcgGATACAATtcaatattttgttatttttgttcatctGAAAGACTGACATATATGTTCttatttctttgtattttttccaACTTTTGTGTTTTTCAGGTATTGTGCTGATGTGCGCATTTCTGAGCAGCCTGTTGGTGTTGTTCTGTGTCGTGGCTGCTTACGTGACTCAATTAGGCATGTCGGTTGCGAATTTTGGAGGCGGGAGTTTTGTCGACGTCATCATCCCGTTTGAAGGGACAGAGCTTCAGAAGGTGCGTGAACTTGACATGCAGTTTTCACAAATGAGGGCTCCGGGAATCTACGGCGGCCTTCCTTTCAGCATCACCTTCGGTGTGCTCTCGCTCTTTTTTGTCATGTCGGGCAACAAGCCTGCCCATGTGCTTTCACGGAAGCTCCTGATTGCTCAGTTTGCATTCCAGCTGATTGGAGCAGTAGCTTATGTCGTTGCAGTGGGCCTGTATCTACATTTTGTGATCAAGGTGAACTCAACGGATGTGTGTTTACAGCGTGAACGACTTTACGCACGTAACGGACAGACTTGGATGAACTGTAGTGTGAATGGTGGGGATGCATCTGTCGCATTGTTTGGAATCATAACGGCCATTTTGTTTGCCTTGGGAGCCTTTTTTACTGTTAGAACAATTCACAATGTGAACCAGACCAATAAAGAGCGTGTTCACTATGAAGCAGAGAGACCTAAACAACCACGCAGTACCCAGGACACACTCCTCCAGTCAGGCATCTATGTCTGAGCTTCAGTCTAGATTGATatcatgttttgtttaattttttttttttttaaaaccttttataACAAGCATATGATGAACTTAAGCACAATGTAGTaatattttgtctttaaaaTCTACTTctataaactgtatttgactAGACTGTATAAAATGTGAATCAGTAACTAagtgtattaaaaatgtaaatatgttaaAGTAAATGCTAATTGTTAGAATTTATGTTCATTAGTTCTTAAATTTTGGCTGTTAGGAATTCTGCTGGTTTCTTTATACCCTTAATATTGTAGCCAGCAGGAGGCAGTATAcacttgttgttgtttacacaGACTTGAATACttaagtgtttttaattttctagTCTTATCTGCCTAATGTCTATCTTAGTGCAGGGGTTCTGAAactttttgcagccagggacccttttacctttttaaatatataaatactagAAATTAAGCACTATAACTACATGAATAAATACAGTTTTATCAACATAATTGAACTACTCAAATGctgattatttaaatgtgtagtgtttaattt
The sequence above is drawn from the Ictalurus punctatus breed USDA103 chromosome 25, Coco_2.0, whole genome shotgun sequence genome and encodes:
- the si:ch211-191a24.4 gene encoding MARVEL domain-containing protein 3; amino-acid sequence: MSEARSHRGHRERQGRSNRESQQQQQQRQQQHRTRPSSNNRPSTRSQHSTRNQSSQYGRRATSEEVHGSKCTHMCSRRGIVLMCAFLSSLLVLFCVVAAYVTQLGMSVANFGGGSFVDVIIPFEGTELQKVRELDMQFSQMRAPGIYGGLPFSITFGVLSLFFVMSGNKPAHVLSRKLLIAQFAFQLIGAVAYVVAVGLYLHFVIKVNSTDVCLQRERLYARNGQTWMNCSVNGGDASVALFGIITAILFALGAFFTVRTIHNVNQTNKERVHYEAERPKQPRSTQDTLLQSGIYV